The following proteins are co-located in the uncultured Draconibacterium sp. genome:
- a CDS encoding relaxase/mobilization nuclease domain-containing protein, with the protein MVIVIHQSSSTQNAMFYNEKKVVQKKALFFKSGNTPTINPFAGTKHDRLNILKDIENGNARVKKKGLHISLNPTVADLVKLGDTGIRSEIGNLMDHLGYGNQPFFVFKHTDLDRTHFHIVSTRIDCQTGKKIKDTYEKEKVQRFIKSIEQKYDLTKERNQAQSNLKFSAGSRNLKQNLESLFYQLNQIDSVSNKQLYNKSLELFNVEVRRSGRGHVVLITDGNGNPVRYPIRLSELEERPRSYVSVKAGQEIQSTWPAIDKFELAQWARDVNRLIEKSKDSNLEINHFIEKRKKQKRIR; encoded by the coding sequence ATGGTCATTGTGATTCATCAATCTTCCAGTACGCAAAACGCCATGTTTTATAACGAAAAGAAAGTGGTGCAGAAGAAAGCACTGTTCTTTAAAAGTGGCAATACGCCAACGATCAATCCTTTTGCCGGAACTAAACACGACCGGCTAAATATCCTTAAAGACATTGAGAACGGTAACGCACGGGTAAAAAAGAAAGGTTTACATATCTCTTTGAATCCGACGGTAGCAGATTTAGTGAAACTGGGTGATACTGGCATCCGCTCCGAAATTGGTAACCTTATGGATCACCTGGGCTATGGAAATCAACCTTTCTTCGTTTTCAAACACACGGATCTGGATCGGACACACTTTCATATCGTTTCCACGCGCATTGATTGCCAAACCGGAAAAAAGATCAAAGACACTTACGAAAAAGAGAAAGTCCAACGCTTCATCAAATCCATAGAGCAAAAATATGATCTGACCAAAGAACGGAACCAAGCACAATCCAATCTGAAATTTTCTGCGGGAAGCAGAAACCTTAAACAAAACCTGGAAAGTTTGTTTTATCAGTTGAATCAGATCGATTCGGTTAGCAATAAACAACTATACAACAAATCGCTGGAGCTGTTTAATGTGGAAGTCAGGAGATCGGGAAGGGGACATGTCGTTTTAATTACTGATGGAAATGGTAATCCGGTTCGTTATCCTATCCGGCTTTCTGAGCTTGAAGAACGGCCACGATCTTATGTCTCGGTGAAGGCTGGACAGGAAATCCAAAGTACCTGGCCTGCAATTGATAAATTTGAGTTGGCGCAATGGGCTAGGGATGTAAA
- a CDS encoding DUF4138 domain-containing protein, whose amino-acid sequence MKQTIFIITFFLFSLAVNAQNQIEICQNKTTHLIAEEKITYLQVGDPDKLIAEVVPEQPNMVRVKAVDDFDGESSLTLVSANRSYSLFVKYSDGNKISYKLEEFHGEKAGDLNIGPVPEYLLKEYCSQILNDGTQKPVRLRIKKDGIIFRLKNLYLKQDLLFFELEITNSTNIVLELEAIHWWIDDKKRIKATNVQEYQVEDLYRHYKWDRIPAKTTLREVVVLPKFIVPDKRILKIELLEKALGNTGRKLTLEVKNKAILKAQSF is encoded by the coding sequence ATGAAACAAACAATATTTATTATCACATTCTTTCTTTTTTCACTGGCAGTAAATGCTCAAAATCAAATAGAGATCTGTCAAAACAAAACCACTCACCTGATCGCCGAAGAAAAAATTACCTATCTGCAGGTCGGAGATCCCGACAAGTTGATAGCGGAAGTGGTACCGGAACAACCCAATATGGTGCGGGTAAAAGCAGTGGATGATTTTGACGGCGAATCTTCACTGACACTGGTCAGTGCCAACCGGTCCTATTCTTTGTTTGTAAAGTATTCCGATGGCAATAAGATCTCTTATAAGTTGGAAGAATTTCATGGGGAGAAAGCCGGGGATCTAAATATTGGCCCGGTCCCGGAATACCTCTTAAAAGAATATTGTAGTCAGATATTGAACGATGGCACCCAAAAACCGGTTCGCTTAAGAATTAAAAAAGACGGTATTATTTTTCGTCTGAAGAATCTATACCTGAAACAGGACTTACTGTTTTTTGAACTCGAAATTACCAACTCCACAAATATTGTATTGGAACTAGAAGCCATTCACTGGTGGATAGATGACAAAAAGCGGATAAAAGCCACCAATGTTCAGGAATACCAGGTGGAAGACCTTTACCGACATTATAAGTGGGACCGTATCCCGGCCAAAACGACCTTAAGGGAAGTTGTTGTATTACCCAAGTTTATTGTTCCCGACAAACGCATCTTAAAGATCGAGCTTCTGGAAAAAGCATTGGGAAACACCGGACGCAAACTAACACTTGAAGTGAAAAACAAAGCTATCCTAAAAGCGCAATCATTCTAA
- a CDS encoding DUF4134 domain-containing protein, whose product MALMAMLVLGVYNVMAQSSAGIDQATTEVNSYVDPVANLIIAIGAVVGLIGGVRVYIKWQSGDQDTQKAIMGWFGACLFLILVGVVIRSFFA is encoded by the coding sequence ATGGCACTAATGGCTATGCTGGTTTTGGGAGTGTATAACGTAATGGCGCAAAGTTCGGCCGGGATCGATCAGGCAACCACGGAAGTCAATTCCTATGTGGATCCGGTTGCCAACCTGATTATTGCCATCGGGGCAGTAGTGGGACTAATCGGTGGAGTGCGTGTGTACATCAAATGGCAGAGTGGAGACCAGGATACGCAAAAGGCCATTATGGGATGGTTTGGCGCCTGTCTATTCCTGATTCTGGTTGGTGTAGTAATCCGCTCATTCTTTGCATAA
- the traM gene encoding conjugative transposon protein TraM has protein sequence MKELMIKNKALFILPLVLIPFVILIFWVLGGGTDAEADGGKQVKTPGIGANYDLPEAEKSIEIYDKMEAYQKDDQQVAEIAEVDLNDTTQQEPGLQDTIARDNTLLDENADQGQILAHIRNKEKQVQEELQGDPALSKSEKTAFPQKQAKATETVVKKQKEKVKSPTQEIPTTGIEELDEIIDKNVLLSRENDSLNFYLQQVQGRLQQIEAIQNRSFTLEKKRSSGFSREELKNDPLIEAEIYETTTVLNGNRVKLRLLEDTRINGQQIPKNSFVYGVCKIKNERLLIEITQLPVENSFVPVKLTICDLDGLEGLYVPDNAARKVYQEVGASTNTSSLMGVTNNPLTYTSIRAVDRAAQTMLKRVRLKKVTVKKNTRIYIINQK, from the coding sequence ATGAAGGAACTTATGATAAAAAATAAAGCCTTGTTTATTCTTCCGCTGGTTCTGATTCCTTTTGTTATCCTGATCTTCTGGGTATTGGGTGGAGGAACTGATGCTGAGGCAGACGGAGGGAAGCAAGTAAAGACACCGGGTATAGGGGCAAATTATGACCTTCCTGAAGCTGAAAAGTCCATTGAGATCTACGATAAAATGGAAGCCTATCAGAAGGATGATCAGCAGGTGGCGGAAATCGCTGAGGTTGATCTAAATGATACAACTCAGCAAGAGCCGGGTCTTCAGGACACAATAGCACGAGACAATACGTTGCTTGATGAGAATGCCGATCAGGGACAAATTCTTGCCCACATCCGAAACAAAGAGAAACAGGTACAAGAGGAACTGCAAGGCGATCCGGCCTTGTCGAAATCCGAAAAAACAGCTTTTCCTCAAAAGCAAGCTAAGGCTACGGAAACTGTTGTGAAAAAACAAAAAGAAAAGGTAAAATCTCCGACACAGGAAATTCCAACCACAGGTATAGAGGAACTGGATGAGATCATCGATAAAAACGTCCTACTAAGTCGTGAAAACGATTCGTTGAATTTTTATCTGCAACAGGTGCAGGGGCGCTTGCAACAGATTGAGGCCATCCAAAACCGGTCCTTTACCCTGGAGAAAAAACGATCATCAGGATTTAGCAGGGAAGAGCTGAAGAATGATCCGCTGATAGAAGCTGAGATCTATGAGACAACAACGGTATTGAACGGCAACCGGGTAAAACTTCGCTTGCTGGAAGACACCCGCATCAACGGGCAGCAGATACCTAAAAACAGCTTTGTCTATGGCGTTTGTAAGATTAAAAATGAACGCCTGCTGATTGAGATCACGCAATTACCTGTTGAAAATTCTTTTGTCCCGGTAAAACTCACGATCTGTGATCTGGATGGTTTGGAAGGGCTATATGTGCCGGATAATGCCGCACGCAAAGTTTACCAGGAGGTGGGAGCTTCGACCAATACTTCTTCTCTGATGGGTGTCACCAACAATCCGCTGACCTATACCAGTATTCGCGCGGTCGACAGAGCTGCCCAGACCATGCTGAAACGGGTACGCCTGAAAAAAGTAACCGTCAAAAAAAACACTCGGATTTATATCATCAATCAAAAATAA
- a CDS encoding DUF4133 domain-containing protein, translated as MKTYTIQKIDTNLYIKGFSGQLVYLALYGILITLIVFVVLYIAAGTFISVAVCVPAFFVWLYRLNRIQKNYGHRGWHKKRIARQLPEFITIKQRIYQN; from the coding sequence ATGAAAACATACACCATTCAAAAGATCGACACTAATCTCTATATCAAAGGATTCTCCGGACAGCTGGTTTACCTGGCACTCTACGGTATACTTATTACGCTGATTGTATTTGTAGTGCTCTACATCGCAGCAGGAACATTTATCTCGGTTGCTGTTTGTGTACCCGCTTTTTTTGTCTGGCTGTACCGCTTAAACCGGATTCAGAAAAACTATGGACACCGGGGCTGGCATAAAAAACGGATTGCCCGTCAACTCCCTGAATTTATCACCATCAAACAACGCATTTATCAGAACTAA
- a CDS encoding type IV secretory system conjugative DNA transfer family protein has protein sequence MLNESRELQRLHEGFRFFSYLLLFLALYISQLSYFMEKGLYIPEFAAISDKIVRIRFLGNPALAKTVCLVFLVITSIGTKAKKDRDLKVANIVIQVLIGLVMYWGSLLVFKTPLAYLLLSFFGFVLLNIGFDNISKLINVNLMKDRFNLENESFPQEQAYQGNEFSVNLKTIYQYRKKQHEGWINMINPFRGTIVIGTPGSGKSFSVVLPFIKQHLSKGFSMCVYDFKYPDLSEVAYNHFLNAKKKKSLPKTTKFYVINIDDIRKSYRCNPLAPELMESPIDAFESSRTVLYNLNREWIRKQGEFFSESAVSFFAAVIWFLKKYKGGEYCTLPHAIELLQLEYDDLFTILAKEKDVENIVNPFVNAHKRGANEQLEGQLGSLKIAISKIISKEIYWICSGNDFSLDINNPKEPKVVCLANNPLRIEMYGAVLSLFITRMLKVINRKGQQKISLVFDELPTIYFRGLDTLIATARSNKISTLVGIQTIDQLIRDYGKEQANAILTNIGNVFAGQSIGETAKFIQNRMGKILQERQSININRNTQSSTFSTQMDFLVPEGKIATLPQGYMVGQVADNFDQQVSQRNFNCLIDVDTETIKREETNFQSIPDIYQFDNIDKVLEYNRNKICNDIVGILRDAT, from the coding sequence ATGTTAAACGAATCCAGGGAATTACAACGCCTGCACGAAGGGTTTCGCTTTTTTAGTTATCTGCTACTCTTTTTGGCGCTTTATATCAGCCAACTTTCCTATTTTATGGAGAAGGGATTGTATATCCCGGAGTTTGCTGCCATAAGCGACAAGATTGTGCGCATCCGGTTTTTAGGAAACCCGGCACTGGCAAAGACGGTGTGTCTTGTATTTCTGGTGATAACCTCTATCGGTACCAAAGCAAAAAAAGACCGTGATCTGAAAGTGGCCAATATCGTAATTCAGGTCTTAATAGGGCTGGTGATGTATTGGGGAAGCTTGCTGGTTTTTAAAACGCCTCTTGCTTATCTGTTGCTGTCCTTCTTTGGATTTGTATTGCTGAATATCGGTTTTGACAATATCTCCAAGCTGATTAATGTAAACCTGATGAAGGACCGCTTTAACCTGGAGAATGAGAGTTTTCCACAGGAACAGGCCTATCAGGGCAATGAATTTTCTGTAAATCTTAAAACGATTTACCAGTATCGCAAAAAGCAACACGAGGGCTGGATCAACATGATCAATCCCTTTCGGGGAACCATAGTGATTGGTACTCCCGGTTCCGGGAAATCATTTTCCGTGGTACTTCCCTTTATTAAACAGCACTTATCAAAAGGTTTTTCCATGTGCGTTTATGATTTTAAATACCCCGATTTATCGGAAGTTGCCTATAACCATTTTCTGAATGCCAAAAAGAAAAAGTCCTTACCGAAAACCACAAAGTTTTATGTGATAAACATCGATGATATCCGAAAATCCTACCGCTGTAATCCGCTGGCACCGGAACTGATGGAAAGTCCCATTGATGCATTTGAATCATCGCGGACAGTATTGTATAACCTGAACCGCGAATGGATACGCAAACAAGGCGAATTTTTCTCCGAATCAGCGGTTTCTTTTTTTGCTGCAGTGATCTGGTTTCTTAAAAAATACAAAGGCGGTGAGTACTGTACTTTGCCACACGCCATTGAGCTGTTGCAACTGGAATACGATGATCTCTTTACCATCCTAGCCAAAGAAAAGGATGTGGAAAACATTGTTAATCCTTTTGTCAATGCGCATAAAAGAGGGGCGAACGAGCAACTGGAAGGCCAGCTGGGAAGCCTGAAAATTGCCATCTCAAAGATTATTAGTAAAGAGATCTACTGGATCTGTTCAGGCAATGATTTTTCACTGGATATAAATAATCCGAAGGAGCCAAAAGTGGTCTGTCTGGCCAATAATCCACTTCGTATAGAAATGTATGGAGCCGTACTTTCCTTGTTTATCACCCGAATGTTAAAGGTGATCAACCGGAAGGGGCAACAAAAAATATCGCTGGTTTTTGATGAGCTTCCAACGATCTACTTCCGTGGGCTGGATACATTGATTGCCACAGCAAGGAGCAATAAAATTTCCACTTTGGTAGGGATTCAGACTATCGATCAACTTATCCGGGATTATGGAAAGGAGCAGGCCAATGCCATCCTGACCAACATCGGAAATGTTTTTGCCGGGCAGTCCATTGGCGAAACAGCCAAATTTATCCAGAACAGGATGGGGAAGATTCTGCAGGAACGTCAGTCCATCAACATTAACCGAAATACCCAGTCATCAACCTTTTCCACACAGATGGATTTTCTGGTACCAGAAGGGAAAATTGCAACACTGCCACAGGGCTATATGGTGGGGCAAGTGGCCGATAACTTTGATCAGCAGGTGAGCCAGCGCAATTTTAATTGTCTGATTGATGTGGATACCGAAACGATTAAGAGGGAAGAAACGAATTTTCAAAGTATTCCGGATATCTACCAATTCGACAACATCGACAAGGTATTGGAATATAACCGCAACAAGATATGTAACGACATTGTGGGCATACTCCGGGATGCCACATAA
- a CDS encoding DUF3945 domain-containing protein — MEQSTRIKKDEIPFDKLEKVGVNKDFVNRMDENELKDFLNGFRSQKLYTINAIVNDEQKRIPAKLRLKKEDDGTVSVKVHPIQRLSIPEKFMGHKFTDEERNKLVAERNLGKTIELTGKDGKKDNYYLALDPKTNELIPLRTKNIKVPDKIKGATLSAEQKQKLAAGKKVYLDKMTGRNGKKFGAALQVDAANRTINFSDFKQEKDLDKKQAKSKGAKQKVG, encoded by the coding sequence ATGGAACAAAGTACCCGTATTAAAAAAGACGAGATCCCCTTTGATAAACTGGAAAAAGTTGGGGTAAACAAGGATTTTGTAAATCGTATGGATGAGAATGAACTAAAGGATTTTTTGAATGGATTCCGTTCACAAAAACTCTACACCATTAATGCCATTGTTAATGACGAGCAAAAGCGTATTCCGGCAAAGCTTCGTTTGAAAAAGGAGGATGACGGAACAGTAAGTGTAAAAGTTCATCCCATTCAGCGTTTAAGTATTCCTGAAAAATTTATGGGACACAAATTTACGGATGAAGAACGGAACAAATTGGTGGCCGAACGCAACCTGGGAAAAACGATCGAGCTCACGGGTAAGGACGGGAAAAAAGACAATTATTACCTGGCACTGGATCCGAAAACCAATGAGCTGATTCCGCTGCGAACAAAGAATATTAAAGTCCCGGATAAGATCAAAGGTGCAACATTATCGGCGGAACAAAAGCAAAAACTGGCAGCCGGGAAAAAAGTTTATCTGGATAAGATGACCGGAAGAAACGGCAAAAAATTTGGAGCAGCACTGCAGGTGGATGCGGCTAACCGAACGATCAATTTTTCAGATTTTAAACAAGAAAAGGACCTGGATAAAAAACAAGCCAAGAGTAAAGGAGCAAAACAGAAAGTGGGGTAA
- the mobC gene encoding plasmid mobilization relaxosome protein MobC, with translation MRPKVPEDEKRTEVVKLLLTKEEKHRLDSFVRTGRFGCRSDYLRFVVFRRTGMKKVSFEPETKEQLHNLDYELNKIGVNLNQLSKKMNSFTGYRMDDNDRQLLKQAFQMMMECLAFLQKHLR, from the coding sequence ATGCGACCGAAAGTACCGGAAGATGAAAAACGAACTGAAGTAGTCAAACTGCTACTTACGAAAGAGGAAAAGCATCGTCTGGATAGTTTTGTTCGTACCGGTAGGTTTGGTTGCAGAAGTGATTATTTGCGCTTTGTTGTTTTCAGGAGAACCGGTATGAAGAAAGTATCTTTTGAGCCCGAAACCAAAGAACAACTGCACAACCTGGATTATGAACTCAATAAAATTGGTGTGAACCTCAATCAGCTGTCCAAAAAAATGAATTCTTTCACTGGATATCGGATGGATGATAACGACCGACAATTGCTAAAACAGGCTTTTCAGATGATGATGGAATGCCTGGCATTTCTTCAAAAACACCTGCGCTAA
- the traK gene encoding conjugative transposon protein TraK — protein MQKQFDIQRKFRFIVYVLVLISLSLMGVSSYIYYRSVQLVELSKEKIYVLDNGKSLLVALREDISENRDAEARDHVKRFHELFFTLEPDKTYIENNVREALYLADRSAMEQYQAFKENNLYNQVIASDISMTLQTDSIKLDFSAYPYHFTFTGKQKIVRKSNITIRSLKTSGYLRNISRTDNNPHGFLMESWRIDENKDLESIRRKSF, from the coding sequence ATGCAAAAACAATTTGATATACAACGTAAGTTCCGTTTTATCGTTTATGTGCTGGTTCTGATCAGCCTCTCGCTGATGGGGGTAAGCAGTTATATTTACTATCGGTCGGTACAACTGGTGGAGCTTTCCAAAGAGAAAATCTATGTACTGGATAACGGTAAATCACTATTAGTAGCCCTTCGTGAAGATATTAGTGAGAATCGTGATGCGGAAGCCAGGGATCATGTAAAACGTTTTCATGAGCTGTTTTTTACCCTTGAGCCGGATAAAACTTACATTGAAAACAATGTAAGGGAAGCCCTGTATCTGGCTGACCGGAGTGCGATGGAACAGTATCAGGCCTTTAAGGAGAATAACCTTTATAACCAGGTGATCGCTTCTGACATTAGCATGACCCTGCAGACCGATTCCATAAAACTGGATTTTTCTGCCTATCCCTATCACTTTACGTTTACCGGCAAACAAAAGATTGTCCGTAAATCCAACATTACTATTCGTAGCCTCAAAACTTCTGGTTACCTGAGAAACATCTCCCGGACGGATAATAATCCGCATGGTTTTCTGATGGAAAGCTGGCGAATCGATGAGAACAAAGATCTGGAAAGCATCCGAAGAAAATCATTCTAA
- a CDS encoding TraG family conjugative transposon ATPase has product MDTGAGIKNGLPVNSLNLSPSNNAFIRTNMRVKPIQISLPVLGFDGDILISNNLDMGFGLRLFLPELLSCSTEKLYMLHDTFQRAINILPENSLLHKQDFFFTEEFCIDRITTLKHERSLSGNYLDHFQGRNYLKHECYLYVSLLNTGLLKNYLGSSLIFSRKARLEEARLQEKIRELQTNLSSILRQSGIESIPITREQAMGTASEIGLIERYLTLNFREGQPLLGGIDFRDRLRVMDRFVEILSLSDYSHLPSDIRPTSGHPRTGLPVSMVYPLSWHLRYSHITNQFIYVPGQQEVKAGLEGDYKKIYSLSKFSSENKINAGLIENFLDTVQASGEKIVKTHFNVTLLDTSIPKLKKIKSEAATAFSLMNCFPYQHTFDLPFLFFSGLPFSTQLPETELFLTQVPQACCLTNFEGEVRNSESDFTLHLSDRMEGCPVKIDLSDEPMQQHLIHNRNKIIIGGSGSGKSFFTNHLLRQYVENDNCHVVLLDVGRSYEILTRYLDERLKERGGARMIEFTEDNPISFNPFVVEGDADLEHRQTILSVIYTVYKPDLTEMEKDVIAHALKQFFKTEDAERSFNGFYEFCRDYIPQLVEEQSLEFNTHEFFFILGKYYRGGEYDYLLNKPMKTDEFFSCPFLVFELDNIKDHPVIFPVATLIIMDIFLKKMRRLKNTRKVICIEEAWKAIATPQMAGYMKYFFKTIRKFFGEAMVVTQEVDDVISSPIIRDAIINNADTRILLDMGKFKNKFEQISSFLGLTAFQQQQILSINKNLPSGRSFKEVFIALGEYSRVFALEVSRAEYYCYTTEQKEKEKILEQLIADRSILEILKQM; this is encoded by the coding sequence ATGGACACCGGGGCTGGCATAAAAAACGGATTGCCCGTCAACTCCCTGAATTTATCACCATCAAACAACGCATTTATCAGAACTAATATGAGAGTAAAACCAATACAAATCAGTCTGCCTGTTTTGGGTTTTGATGGAGATATCCTGATCTCCAATAACCTGGATATGGGTTTTGGACTGCGACTATTTTTACCTGAGTTGTTGTCTTGCAGTACAGAAAAACTGTATATGCTTCATGATACCTTTCAGCGGGCTATAAACATCCTTCCGGAAAATTCGCTGCTACACAAACAGGACTTCTTTTTTACAGAAGAATTTTGCATCGATCGCATTACTACATTGAAACACGAACGCAGTTTAAGTGGAAACTATTTAGATCATTTTCAGGGAAGAAACTATCTGAAACACGAATGCTACCTCTATGTAAGCTTGTTGAATACCGGTTTGTTGAAAAACTATCTGGGCTCTTCGCTGATCTTTTCACGTAAAGCAAGGCTGGAAGAAGCCCGGTTACAGGAAAAGATCAGGGAATTGCAGACCAACCTTTCTTCGATCTTACGGCAAAGTGGAATAGAAAGTATACCGATAACCAGAGAACAAGCCATGGGAACAGCCTCCGAAATCGGGCTGATTGAACGTTATCTGACACTTAACTTCAGAGAGGGACAGCCCCTGCTGGGAGGAATTGATTTTAGGGATCGCTTACGGGTGATGGATCGTTTTGTGGAGATCCTGAGTCTGAGTGATTATTCACATCTGCCTTCGGATATTCGTCCAACAAGCGGCCATCCCCGGACCGGGCTACCTGTTTCGATGGTTTATCCGCTGAGCTGGCACCTGCGGTATTCGCATATCACTAACCAGTTTATTTATGTGCCCGGACAACAGGAGGTGAAGGCAGGACTGGAAGGGGATTACAAAAAGATCTACAGCCTGTCAAAGTTTTCTTCGGAGAACAAAATCAACGCCGGGTTGATCGAAAATTTTCTGGATACGGTACAAGCCTCGGGAGAGAAGATCGTAAAAACTCACTTTAACGTAACGCTTCTGGATACTTCGATTCCGAAACTTAAAAAGATCAAAAGCGAAGCAGCCACCGCTTTTTCGCTGATGAACTGTTTCCCATACCAACATACTTTTGACCTGCCGTTTCTGTTTTTTTCAGGATTGCCATTCAGCACACAATTGCCGGAAACAGAACTGTTTCTGACCCAGGTGCCACAGGCCTGCTGTCTGACCAATTTTGAAGGGGAAGTCAGAAACTCTGAATCCGATTTTACACTTCACCTGTCAGACCGAATGGAAGGCTGCCCGGTAAAGATCGATTTGTCGGATGAGCCCATGCAACAGCACCTGATCCATAACCGCAACAAAATCATTATCGGCGGATCCGGATCAGGAAAGTCATTTTTTACCAATCACCTGCTGCGGCAGTATGTGGAAAATGACAACTGCCATGTGGTGTTGCTGGATGTGGGCAGAAGTTATGAGATACTGACACGATACCTGGATGAACGGCTGAAGGAAAGGGGAGGTGCCCGGATGATCGAATTTACCGAAGATAATCCGATTTCCTTTAATCCTTTTGTGGTGGAGGGGGACGCGGATCTGGAACACCGGCAAACCATTTTGTCGGTGATCTACACCGTGTACAAACCTGATCTCACGGAAATGGAAAAGGATGTGATTGCCCATGCACTAAAACAGTTTTTCAAAACCGAAGATGCTGAACGGTCCTTTAATGGTTTTTATGAGTTCTGTAGGGACTATATCCCACAGCTGGTGGAAGAACAGTCACTGGAGTTTAATACCCATGAATTTTTCTTTATCCTCGGAAAATACTACCGGGGAGGGGAATATGACTACCTGCTGAATAAACCGATGAAAACCGATGAGTTTTTCAGCTGTCCTTTCCTTGTTTTTGAGCTGGATAATATCAAAGACCACCCCGTGATCTTTCCGGTGGCTACACTGATTATCATGGATATTTTCCTCAAGAAAATGCGCCGGCTGAAAAACACACGTAAGGTGATCTGTATTGAGGAGGCATGGAAGGCCATTGCTACACCCCAAATGGCCGGGTATATGAAATACTTTTTTAAAACCATTCGAAAGTTTTTTGGTGAGGCCATGGTGGTAACACAGGAAGTGGATGATGTGATTTCATCACCTATCATCCGTGATGCGATCATTAACAATGCCGATACCCGCATTCTGCTGGACATGGGCAAATTCAAAAACAAATTTGAACAGATCAGCAGCTTTTTGGGACTGACCGCTTTTCAGCAACAACAGATCCTTTCGATTAATAAAAACCTGCCTTCGGGCCGGAGTTTTAAAGAAGTGTTTATCGCTTTGGGTGAGTATTCCCGTGTTTTTGCCCTGGAAGTGAGCCGGGCAGAATACTACTGCTATACCACCGAACAAAAGGAAAAGGAAAAGATACTGGAGCAGCTGATCGCTGACCGGTCTATCCTTGAGATCTTAAAACAAATGTAA